One genomic segment of Paenibacillus xylanexedens includes these proteins:
- a CDS encoding SDR family NAD(P)-dependent oxidoreductase — protein sequence MNINLQNKIALVTGSSGGIGAAIAGALARCGAKVAVNGLHNMERAEEVVTAIRDAGGEAAAFQADVTDTDAIRAMIEDITLRFGGPIDLLVNNAGHLVERSPIETMSEELYSRIMDVNLKSAVFVSKAVIPGMRAAGGGRIINLTSVAAHNGGGPGAAIYAASKAAVMALTKGLAKELAPGGITVNALSPGFIGQTAFHATFTSAEGRSSAVSSIPLGREGTPDDVAGAALYLCSDLGSFITGETLEINGGMYMR from the coding sequence ATGAATATCAATTTACAGAACAAAATTGCATTGGTAACAGGTTCCAGTGGAGGGATTGGTGCTGCTATCGCTGGAGCGTTGGCTCGTTGCGGGGCGAAGGTTGCTGTGAATGGTCTGCATAATATGGAGCGGGCGGAGGAAGTTGTGACTGCCATCCGGGATGCTGGTGGTGAAGCGGCGGCATTTCAGGCAGATGTGACGGATACGGATGCCATCAGAGCGATGATTGAAGATATTACACTCCGTTTCGGCGGTCCAATTGACCTGTTGGTTAACAACGCGGGACATCTGGTGGAGCGGAGCCCCATTGAAACGATGAGTGAGGAGCTGTACAGCCGGATTATGGATGTCAATCTGAAGAGCGCCGTCTTTGTCTCCAAAGCAGTCATTCCTGGCATGAGGGCGGCTGGTGGCGGACGAATTATCAATCTGACCTCTGTAGCGGCTCATAATGGAGGCGGGCCGGGTGCAGCGATTTACGCAGCCTCCAAGGCGGCTGTCATGGCGTTAACCAAAGGGCTCGCCAAAGAGCTTGCCCCTGGCGGGATTACGGTGAATGCACTCTCCCCAGGCTTCATCGGACAGACGGCATTCCATGCTACGTTCACCTCGGCAGAAGGTCGATCTTCTGCGGTAAGCAGCATCCCGCTTGGACGGGAAGGGACTCCCGATGATGTCGCAGGAGCGGCGTTGTACTTGTGTTCCGACCTGGGTTCTTTTATTACTGGAGAGACGCTTGAAATCAATGGCGGCATGTATATGCGTTGA
- a CDS encoding DUF4962 domain-containing protein, producing the protein MEVKRKLAERSLYQPISGPFHVDYAPDEHTVLAENPPRFTWMAAQQEDENAYLLQVSASPSFQEAETMTFAPLPYNFFTPDQVFRPGDYYWRYALLVDHPVQQGSESEAHVSQGKQGSEAEGHTSQGEMSAWSEVRRFTVPVGLPETPLPSRAQRYVSTETSHPRLWLGERGLNALADGVASDSTYCGWDAFMAHSVEPWANREPIREPQPYPENKRVAALWRQMYIDCQEVLYAIRHLSVAGRVLRDERLLETAKTWLLHVAAWDTEGTTSRDYNDEAAFRVAAALAWGYDWLHDELNSEEQEVVKRSLLRRTEQVAQHVMVRSKIHHVPYDSHAVRSLSSVLVPCCMSLLYEEQQAAQWLDYAIDYYACLYSPWGGSDGGWAEGPMYWTTGMAYVTEAMNLLRNYAGIDFFRRPFFQRTGDFPFYVYPPDARRASFGDQSTLGDPVNLKTGYLVRQLAGVTGNRWYQWYFERVRQSDPGTEGAFYNYGWWDFNFDELVYRHDYPQLEEESPVDIEPLKWFRDVGWVAMHHRMDDPDEHIMLLLKSSRYGSISHSHADQNSFTLHAFGEPLAADTGYYIAHGSSFHREWRRQTRSKNNLLIGGAGQYAENNKVLNMAATGQIEEAYWRDGDGYVRAVATDAYASTVPHVKRVVREIHFLQSSYFVIVDHIDLEKPDSVQWLFHALHPLQLKGQSFHLNGTKAGLEGTFVYASSGELTLSQTDQFAEVDPAEYEGLDRHYHLSAETRPATSHTIVTLLVPYKIEEPKYVPYFIDDQDHGIHLYFTDNGVTKKIEVSKTY; encoded by the coding sequence ATGGAAGTGAAGCGAAAGCTTGCAGAAAGATCGTTATACCAACCCATCAGCGGGCCGTTCCATGTGGACTATGCGCCTGACGAGCATACCGTTCTGGCAGAGAATCCGCCAAGGTTTACCTGGATGGCGGCACAGCAGGAGGATGAGAATGCCTATCTGCTGCAAGTGTCGGCGAGCCCTTCTTTTCAGGAAGCAGAGACGATGACCTTTGCGCCGCTCCCGTATAACTTTTTCACGCCAGACCAGGTGTTTAGACCTGGGGATTATTATTGGCGATATGCGCTGCTTGTAGATCATCCAGTGCAGCAAGGTAGCGAATCCGAAGCGCATGTCTCACAGGGGAAGCAAGGGAGTGAAGCCGAAGGGCATACCTCGCAAGGGGAAATGTCGGCTTGGAGTGAGGTGCGGCGGTTCACTGTGCCAGTGGGATTACCCGAGACACCGCTACCTTCCCGGGCGCAGCGATACGTTTCCACGGAAACGTCACACCCACGGCTGTGGCTTGGTGAGCGTGGGCTGAATGCACTTGCGGATGGTGTTGCGTCCGATTCCACGTATTGCGGCTGGGATGCATTTATGGCACATTCCGTGGAGCCGTGGGCAAACCGTGAGCCCATTCGTGAACCGCAACCGTACCCCGAGAACAAACGTGTCGCCGCACTCTGGAGGCAAATGTATATTGACTGTCAGGAAGTGTTATATGCGATTCGTCATCTGAGTGTCGCTGGGCGAGTGCTTCGAGACGAACGACTGCTTGAAACGGCGAAAACCTGGTTGTTGCATGTGGCAGCTTGGGATACGGAGGGAACGACCTCCCGCGATTATAATGACGAGGCGGCTTTTCGGGTCGCAGCTGCGCTCGCTTGGGGTTATGACTGGCTGCATGATGAGTTGAACAGTGAAGAGCAGGAAGTGGTAAAACGCAGTTTGCTGCGGCGGACAGAACAGGTAGCCCAGCATGTGATGGTTCGCTCGAAGATTCATCATGTGCCCTATGACAGTCATGCGGTGCGTTCATTATCCTCCGTGCTTGTACCTTGCTGTATGTCCTTGTTGTATGAGGAGCAGCAGGCTGCACAGTGGCTGGATTATGCAATCGATTATTATGCCTGTCTGTACTCCCCTTGGGGAGGAAGTGATGGAGGCTGGGCCGAAGGTCCGATGTATTGGACAACAGGCATGGCCTATGTGACCGAAGCGATGAATTTGCTGCGAAACTATGCGGGCATCGACTTTTTCCGTCGGCCATTTTTCCAGCGTACCGGGGATTTTCCTTTCTACGTCTATCCGCCTGATGCACGGCGCGCCAGCTTTGGGGACCAGTCTACGCTGGGTGACCCGGTAAACTTGAAAACAGGTTATCTTGTCCGCCAACTGGCGGGGGTTACAGGCAACCGCTGGTACCAATGGTATTTTGAGCGTGTACGCCAATCCGATCCGGGGACAGAGGGTGCTTTTTATAACTACGGTTGGTGGGACTTTAACTTTGACGAATTAGTATACCGCCACGATTATCCGCAGCTGGAGGAAGAGTCGCCTGTGGACATCGAGCCGCTGAAGTGGTTCCGTGATGTGGGGTGGGTAGCCATGCATCACCGGATGGACGATCCGGATGAGCATATCATGCTGCTTCTCAAGTCAAGCCGTTACGGCTCGATCAGCCACAGTCATGCGGATCAGAACAGCTTTACCCTGCATGCATTCGGTGAGCCGCTCGCGGCGGATACGGGCTATTATATTGCGCATGGAAGCTCCTTTCACCGGGAATGGCGCAGGCAGACACGCTCCAAAAACAATCTGCTGATTGGCGGAGCAGGTCAGTATGCCGAGAACAATAAGGTGCTGAATATGGCCGCAACCGGGCAGATCGAAGAGGCCTATTGGCGGGACGGCGATGGTTATGTGCGCGCGGTAGCGACCGATGCCTATGCCAGCACCGTACCCCATGTGAAGCGTGTGGTACGGGAGATTCATTTTCTGCAATCATCCTACTTCGTCATTGTGGACCATATTGACCTGGAGAAACCAGACAGCGTTCAATGGCTATTCCATGCACTGCACCCGCTGCAACTGAAAGGGCAGAGCTTCCACCTGAACGGTACTAAGGCGGGGCTTGAGGGCACATTTGTATATGCTTCCTCCGGTGAGCTGACGCTCAGCCAGACGGATCAATTCGCAGAGGTGGACCCGGCAGAGTACGAAGGGTTGGACAGACATTATCATCTAAGTGCGGAAACGCGGCCTGCCACAAGTCATACAATAGTTACGCTGCTTGTACCCTATAAGATCGAGGAGCCGAAGTATGTCCCTTATTTCATCGATGACCAGGATCACGGTATCCATCTCTATTTTACCGACAACGGTGTAACGAAGAAGATCGAGGTATCCAAGACGTACTAG
- a CDS encoding extracellular solute-binding protein produces the protein MKKWMVTGMALLLAATFIAGCSKGSGAESGENGGDGKTRFSMSLRTLAYTYVEKSPDINQDKWVKKLEELTNSDLKIVLVPHKEYEQKMVQMFATNDIPDVVQGDGGVNGKEMAGSVEAGVFQPLDELLQQYGQDLLKAVPKEAWDQVTHDGQIYAIPEYLSNPSRRATWIRKDLLDQTGLPVPTTVEETLEVLRAFKKLGVENPYMGREDFKYADTFFGAYDVQQFLSMMEQQGDQIVPKFMDNENMQQALTVYKTMYEEGLINKEFATINSTVFKNTILSGKAGMWSMNANELIQWEKQIKASVPDAKIEIIPSPVGPDGKGGYYLYGPVTRAYFINKDAADPASIIRFFNWMVSDEAEKFFTYGTEGETYTEDNGVISYTAPTDSAGVDEERYRQSFLWFVQDTTYNKGSLSLTEEGRKLMNIYDTILAKEGRDGINFDPRLEAFVQNPEIAPNSDTPPQVLLTHMIKMVYGKEPISDWPKVVEEWKSKGGDQAIEEATEKFKKDEGVSAPRR, from the coding sequence ATGAAAAAGTGGATGGTCACAGGCATGGCGCTATTGCTGGCGGCAACCTTCATTGCGGGATGCAGCAAGGGAAGCGGGGCGGAATCCGGTGAGAATGGGGGAGACGGCAAGACAAGGTTCTCCATGTCACTACGAACGCTGGCGTATACGTATGTGGAGAAGTCACCGGACATCAACCAGGATAAATGGGTGAAAAAGCTGGAGGAACTGACCAATAGCGATCTGAAAATCGTGCTCGTGCCTCATAAGGAATATGAGCAGAAAATGGTCCAAATGTTTGCCACCAATGATATTCCTGATGTGGTGCAAGGTGACGGCGGCGTCAACGGCAAGGAGATGGCCGGCTCGGTTGAAGCCGGAGTATTCCAGCCGCTGGATGAGCTGTTGCAGCAGTATGGGCAAGATTTGCTGAAAGCCGTGCCGAAGGAAGCCTGGGACCAGGTCACCCATGACGGCCAGATCTATGCCATTCCCGAATATTTATCCAATCCATCTCGCCGGGCAACCTGGATTCGTAAGGATCTGCTGGATCAAACGGGATTGCCTGTGCCCACCACGGTGGAGGAAACATTGGAAGTGCTGCGCGCCTTTAAAAAGCTTGGCGTGGAGAATCCATATATGGGGCGTGAAGATTTCAAATATGCGGATACCTTCTTTGGTGCCTATGATGTGCAGCAGTTCCTGTCCATGATGGAGCAGCAGGGCGACCAGATTGTACCCAAGTTCATGGATAACGAGAATATGCAGCAAGCCCTGACGGTTTATAAGACGATGTACGAAGAAGGGCTAATTAACAAAGAGTTTGCGACCATCAATTCGACGGTATTCAAAAATACGATTCTCTCCGGTAAGGCGGGCATGTGGTCCATGAATGCCAACGAACTGATTCAATGGGAGAAGCAGATTAAAGCGTCGGTTCCCGATGCCAAAATCGAAATTATCCCTTCGCCTGTTGGCCCGGACGGTAAAGGTGGTTATTATCTGTACGGTCCGGTGACACGTGCCTACTTTATCAATAAGGATGCGGCTGATCCGGCTTCCATTATCCGTTTTTTCAACTGGATGGTGTCCGATGAAGCGGAGAAGTTTTTCACGTACGGTACAGAAGGAGAAACCTACACAGAGGATAATGGCGTGATTTCGTACACCGCTCCAACGGATTCCGCTGGCGTGGACGAAGAGCGTTACCGTCAGTCGTTCTTATGGTTTGTACAGGATACAACGTACAATAAAGGCTCGTTATCGCTGACAGAAGAAGGCAGGAAGCTGATGAATATTTACGATACAATTTTAGCCAAAGAAGGCCGGGATGGCATCAACTTTGATCCACGATTGGAGGCCTTTGTGCAGAATCCCGAGATTGCTCCCAATTCGGATACACCTCCTCAAGTATTGCTCACGCACATGATCAAGATGGTTTATGGTAAGGAGCCGATCTCTGATTGGCCGAAAGTGGTTGAGGAATGGAAATCCAAAGGCGGCGATCAGGCCATTGAGGAAGCTACGGAGAAATTTAAGAAGGATGAGGGAGTGTCAGCACCGCGTCGCTAA
- a CDS encoding alpha/beta hydrolase fold domain-containing protein, with protein sequence MKDLFKTWTKRAVLVAISFILITGIAIPVHEVRAMEDDIPHSVIHAAQEANVLEPEGPELEIYTENFDDPDNFGSTGGIALKAPWRQDGAGGSKAKTSSSTTAPSQPNMIKIDGTDALALPLDLTGYGNIRLSYYTRASSYISGSVIIEWSKDGGISWTTLETFQLPTGTPDMKNKESNTLKSWTLGAEANNNSTVNIRFRTGDVMQANMYIDNVAIYGQAIPGITPAPSPVPPGEENTEFTPPQGVTLYEDVEIGTAGGRAIYSSIAVPETAAAEPMPVMVYIHGGGWNHGDRKQALNSICNYVLKRGYIGVSLDYRLTPEAPFPAQIQDVKLAIRYLRAHAAQYNLDPSRIGVWGSSAGGHLAALLGTTGDMVAGDPVVLDTGVTVEVPDLEGSGGWPEYSDKVQAVADWYGPADFTTTFANNYSSVTALLGGHRALDVPEQARLAMPGTYASPDDPPFWIRHGDADATIPYTDSVTFAEQLQSAGVPIVDVKIVPGQGHGFTGTASENANAEAWAFLDEHVKNRTVTEPVIFKSNSEDTSSGEGEDEEERPLIEKVIASKLPSDDAAIDSSKPDLNFNQATGSSTGLLSISSTSSTKKYVYFKFDMSGNEPEGDRYRLRIVAKKGTSNINTELSLYGLDATDWSESSLTWSNAPVQSLSEASLLGTFQVTADRNGSPAVYEVDVTDYVKSRPDAGKVAFLLADAGSTGVSVNVYTKEANGTSNPRPQLSVIALIEEGSDAQSPEWEQGAELEIRNWGTDFAELRWPAASDDTAVSAYRIYRDGVLLSEQGKQSFRDSGLAAGTSYTFQVRAIDEAGNVSTALSTEMTTLGVPVSSLPVAAVTASGSDGNLATNTLDNNSYTRWSVAGEGQWITFDLGQAQPVGYVGIGFYKGDIRKTFFEMESSVDGVQWTQIFNGESSGDTTEMQAFDIPDISARYVRITGRGNSDGSIYTSLSDVHLYAPFAGGGTPVALIPYIVPQPPEGTMPFIAPGLTETDGTLHTVHAPHAVTGRTIDVRDYGADPADKTSDDRPAIQAAMDEANVGDEVLLPDGVYNLLSGPDGSTNLMLKSGVNLRGESREGTVLKTSLNQVTGSAVLKASAQHSILVSNMTITSAWSGSYTTDHQSNNPSAGGPDSMIHIANYGEAPSYDITIDGVIVEKFKRMAIRIEHSRDVVVKHSTFRNATDLGPGGSGYGISIQGTAKTDRLGFDNDTLWNVVEESTFEGPYLRHGALIQFVAHNNVLRGNTFNGTKLDAIDLHGELEYLNEISGNVITDVLTGAGIGLGNTGGSAPSNHSKSGKGNYIHDNTIMNSRIGISMTMGTPDTLIEDNLIENTTMIAEAAGIKVLNGPGTVIRGNVIRNNTASGYWGVRLERDKGDAGAGNVGEGDPENVWIENNLIEGNTNGIGLFAGVSILMKANILNNVDEDYYKAAGVTVTEL encoded by the coding sequence ATGAAAGACTTGTTCAAAACGTGGACGAAGCGGGCTGTGCTTGTTGCCATATCTTTCATACTCATTACCGGTATCGCCATTCCTGTGCATGAAGTCCGGGCGATGGAAGACGATATTCCTCATTCTGTTATCCATGCTGCACAGGAAGCAAATGTCCTGGAACCCGAGGGGCCCGAGCTGGAGATTTACACGGAAAACTTTGATGATCCCGATAATTTTGGCTCTACGGGCGGAATTGCATTGAAAGCACCATGGCGTCAGGACGGTGCGGGTGGGAGCAAGGCCAAAACGTCTTCTTCAACAACCGCACCATCCCAACCCAACATGATCAAGATAGACGGAACCGATGCACTCGCGCTGCCACTTGATCTGACCGGATACGGAAACATCCGGCTAAGCTACTACACAAGAGCTTCCTCCTATATAAGCGGAAGCGTGATTATTGAATGGTCGAAGGATGGAGGCATTTCCTGGACGACATTGGAGACGTTCCAACTTCCCACAGGAACTCCAGACATGAAGAATAAGGAAAGCAATACCTTAAAAAGCTGGACGCTGGGTGCGGAGGCGAACAATAACAGTACAGTGAATATTCGATTTCGGACAGGAGATGTCATGCAGGCCAACATGTATATCGACAATGTTGCCATTTACGGTCAGGCTATTCCCGGTATAACGCCTGCCCCATCCCCAGTGCCGCCTGGAGAGGAGAATACTGAATTTACGCCACCACAAGGAGTGACTTTATACGAGGATGTGGAGATTGGCACGGCTGGTGGGCGAGCAATCTATTCATCCATTGCTGTTCCTGAGACAGCGGCAGCTGAACCGATGCCGGTCATGGTCTATATCCATGGAGGTGGATGGAATCACGGGGACCGAAAGCAGGCATTGAACTCCATTTGCAATTATGTACTCAAACGCGGTTACATCGGTGTATCTCTGGACTACCGGCTGACGCCTGAGGCGCCTTTCCCTGCCCAGATTCAGGATGTCAAACTTGCTATCCGATATTTGCGGGCCCATGCCGCCCAGTACAATCTGGACCCAAGTCGTATCGGCGTCTGGGGATCATCTGCGGGCGGTCACCTGGCCGCATTACTCGGCACAACGGGGGACATGGTCGCTGGTGATCCCGTCGTGCTTGATACAGGAGTCACGGTAGAGGTACCGGATCTCGAGGGTTCTGGCGGATGGCCTGAGTATTCGGACAAAGTGCAGGCGGTTGCCGACTGGTATGGACCCGCTGATTTTACGACGACATTTGCCAATAACTATAGCTCGGTCACGGCTCTGCTTGGCGGTCATCGCGCATTGGATGTACCGGAACAAGCCAGACTTGCGATGCCGGGCACCTATGCTTCACCAGATGATCCACCGTTCTGGATTCGCCACGGGGATGCTGACGCCACCATTCCATACACGGACAGTGTTACTTTTGCAGAGCAGCTTCAATCTGCGGGTGTGCCGATTGTGGATGTGAAGATTGTCCCCGGTCAGGGCCATGGATTTACAGGTACAGCTTCCGAGAATGCTAATGCGGAGGCATGGGCCTTCCTGGATGAACATGTGAAGAACCGGACTGTTACGGAGCCAGTTATTTTCAAAAGCAACTCCGAAGATACTTCATCTGGCGAGGGCGAAGATGAAGAAGAACGACCGTTGATTGAGAAGGTCATCGCCAGCAAGCTGCCAAGTGACGATGCGGCGATTGACAGCAGCAAGCCTGATCTGAATTTCAATCAGGCCACGGGCTCCAGCACTGGATTACTAAGCATCTCTTCCACTTCGTCGACCAAGAAATATGTGTATTTCAAATTTGATATGTCCGGAAATGAGCCGGAAGGAGATCGGTATCGACTGCGGATTGTGGCCAAGAAAGGCACATCGAATATCAATACGGAGTTGTCCCTTTATGGTTTGGATGCCACAGACTGGAGTGAATCATCACTAACCTGGTCGAATGCTCCTGTCCAAAGTCTGAGCGAAGCTTCGCTGCTGGGCACATTCCAGGTCACTGCAGATCGGAATGGAAGTCCGGCCGTCTATGAAGTGGATGTAACCGATTATGTGAAGAGTCGCCCAGATGCCGGGAAGGTTGCATTTTTGCTCGCGGATGCGGGATCAACAGGTGTTTCCGTTAACGTCTATACCAAGGAAGCCAACGGAACGAGCAATCCGCGTCCACAGTTATCTGTCATTGCTTTAATCGAAGAAGGCAGTGACGCGCAGTCACCAGAATGGGAGCAGGGAGCTGAACTGGAGATTCGCAACTGGGGAACGGATTTTGCGGAACTGAGGTGGCCCGCTGCCAGTGACGATACGGCTGTATCTGCCTACCGGATTTATCGGGATGGCGTTCTGCTGAGCGAACAAGGTAAGCAGTCATTCCGGGACAGCGGGCTTGCAGCTGGAACATCGTACACCTTTCAAGTGAGGGCGATTGATGAGGCCGGCAACGTCAGCACTGCTTTATCAACCGAAATGACAACCCTTGGCGTTCCGGTATCGTCCCTGCCTGTGGCTGCCGTCACGGCAAGTGGCAGCGACGGAAACCTGGCTACCAATACCCTCGACAATAACAGTTATACACGCTGGTCTGTTGCAGGAGAGGGGCAATGGATCACATTTGATCTGGGGCAGGCACAGCCAGTGGGTTATGTTGGGATTGGTTTTTACAAAGGGGATATCCGAAAGACATTTTTTGAGATGGAATCGTCTGTTGACGGTGTGCAGTGGACCCAGATATTTAACGGCGAAAGCAGTGGGGATACAACCGAAATGCAGGCGTTTGACATCCCGGACATATCTGCACGTTATGTGCGAATCACCGGACGTGGCAATTCCGATGGAAGTATTTACACAAGTCTGAGCGATGTGCATCTGTATGCCCCTTTTGCAGGGGGAGGGACACCTGTGGCTCTGATTCCATACATCGTGCCCCAACCACCTGAAGGGACGATGCCCTTTATCGCCCCAGGTCTGACGGAAACAGATGGCACACTACATACTGTCCATGCTCCACATGCCGTGACCGGACGTACAATTGATGTACGGGATTATGGAGCAGATCCTGCTGACAAAACGAGTGATGACCGCCCTGCTATACAGGCTGCGATGGACGAGGCCAACGTTGGGGATGAAGTGTTATTGCCTGATGGGGTGTACAATTTGTTATCCGGGCCGGATGGCAGCACCAATCTGATGCTCAAATCCGGAGTGAATCTGAGAGGTGAGAGCCGTGAAGGAACTGTGCTCAAGACATCGCTGAATCAGGTGACGGGAAGTGCCGTTCTGAAAGCATCGGCTCAGCATAGCATTCTCGTATCCAACATGACCATCACTTCAGCCTGGTCCGGCAGCTACACGACTGATCATCAATCCAATAATCCCTCCGCAGGGGGGCCGGATAGCATGATCCATATCGCCAATTATGGCGAGGCACCATCGTATGACATTACGATTGACGGCGTAATTGTGGAGAAGTTCAAAAGAATGGCAATCCGCATTGAGCACAGCCGCGATGTTGTTGTGAAGCATTCAACCTTCCGCAATGCAACAGATCTGGGCCCTGGAGGTTCAGGTTACGGAATTTCGATTCAGGGAACGGCCAAGACCGATCGGCTCGGATTTGACAATGATACATTATGGAACGTGGTGGAGGAAAGTACATTTGAAGGTCCTTATCTCAGACATGGAGCACTGATTCAGTTTGTGGCTCATAATAACGTGTTACGTGGCAATACGTTTAACGGAACAAAGCTGGATGCCATCGACCTTCATGGTGAACTGGAGTATTTAAATGAAATCTCCGGCAATGTCATTACGGACGTCTTGACAGGCGCAGGGATTGGGCTCGGCAATACCGGGGGTTCGGCGCCCAGCAACCACAGCAAGTCTGGCAAAGGGAACTACATTCATGACAACACAATCATGAACAGCCGAATCGGTATTTCGATGACCATGGGTACCCCCGATACCCTAATTGAGGATAATCTCATCGAGAATACCACTATGATTGCAGAGGCAGCAGGGATCAAAGTGTTGAACGGACCGGGCACGGTGATTCGCGGCAATGTAATTCGTAACAATACGGCGAGCGGTTACTGGGGTGTGAGGCTTGAGCGCGATAAAGGCGATGCCGGAGCAGGCAATGTCGGTGAAGGGGACCCTGAGAACGTATGGATTGAAAATAACCTTATTGAAGGGAATACAAACGGAATCGGCCTCTTTGCCGGAGTAAGCATTCTAATGAAGGCCAACATTCTAAACAATGTAGATGAGGACTACTACAAAGCAGCAGGTGTGACAGTTACCGAGCTATAA
- a CDS encoding CotH kinase family protein, with protein MNILLRKAVVTALSVTMVTSSFGLIASPNAAYAAESTATTTSAGVTQADESLFQTDNVIDVNVTIDDADWKSMLESPLDKDYKNVSVEVDGNKLDNVGFSTKGNLTLKVVSSMKDSDRYSFRLKFDKYDKTQTLLGLDKMVLNNNYSDPSYMREVLHYEALRSIGMDVPMTNYVNLYVNGELVGFYTGVEAVDDSYLERNYGEDYEDGVLYDTEEKTYLQYEEKGEYSTLTKDLGTDENKTKLKNFIKTLNDMPEGEKGDIESVLDVDSALQYIAGNMVFGNYDSYNGDKGHNYMLYSDADGKFTVVPWDFNMSFNGYSGGGGRGTTTGSTTTNTNTNATNVSVDEPVLGISMENVPMINNLLAVPEYKEKYLSYVNELTDYMEGIQDRITGLADEIRPYVEADPTKFYTTEQFESNIAYSANADAAGGMGGTPPEGFEGMTPPEGMEGMTPPEGFEGMTPPDGTTPPTQPGAATGNGATNPTTNTGNVQTPPGGNFGGGWSMGSMAAGSLTTFSLNRLANLQEQLGREVTPLPETSEETGSNTSSGATDKTITVTLDGKSITFPDQDPLQQSGRVMVPVNAILEALGAEVTWDKTAKTVTAVLNEQTLVLKIGSSTATVNGEKLEIDAPAIIQNSRTLVPVRFISEGLGLAVDWDQATAQVSLTSK; from the coding sequence TTGAATATTTTGTTACGAAAAGCTGTAGTAACGGCATTATCCGTGACCATGGTAACGTCATCTTTTGGCCTGATTGCAAGTCCGAATGCGGCATATGCTGCAGAAAGTACAGCGACAACCACGAGTGCAGGCGTGACGCAAGCTGATGAATCGTTGTTTCAGACGGATAACGTTATTGACGTGAATGTAACGATTGATGATGCAGACTGGAAGAGTATGCTCGAAAGTCCGCTTGATAAGGATTATAAGAATGTTAGTGTGGAAGTGGACGGCAACAAGCTGGATAACGTTGGTTTCTCCACCAAGGGTAATCTGACGTTGAAAGTTGTATCCTCCATGAAAGATTCAGACCGTTACAGCTTCAGACTGAAGTTTGATAAATACGATAAAACACAAACTCTGCTAGGACTGGATAAAATGGTTCTGAACAACAACTATTCCGATCCATCCTATATGCGTGAGGTACTTCACTACGAAGCGCTGCGCAGCATTGGCATGGATGTACCGATGACGAACTACGTCAATCTGTATGTTAACGGCGAACTGGTTGGTTTCTACACTGGGGTCGAAGCGGTGGATGATAGTTATCTGGAGCGCAACTACGGTGAGGATTACGAGGACGGTGTTCTCTATGATACCGAGGAGAAGACTTATCTCCAATATGAAGAAAAAGGCGAATATAGCACTCTGACAAAGGATTTGGGTACGGACGAGAACAAAACCAAGCTCAAAAACTTCATCAAAACGCTGAATGACATGCCTGAAGGCGAAAAAGGCGATATTGAAAGTGTGCTGGACGTGGATTCGGCGCTTCAATATATTGCAGGCAACATGGTTTTTGGAAACTATGACAGTTATAACGGGGACAAAGGACACAACTACATGCTCTATAGTGATGCCGATGGCAAGTTCACCGTTGTTCCTTGGGACTTTAACATGTCCTTCAACGGGTACTCGGGTGGAGGCGGACGTGGCACAACAACCGGTTCGACCACGACCAACACCAACACCAATGCAACGAACGTATCTGTAGATGAGCCTGTACTGGGTATTAGCATGGAAAATGTACCGATGATTAACAACCTGCTTGCTGTGCCGGAGTATAAGGAAAAATATTTGAGCTACGTCAATGAACTGACGGACTATATGGAAGGCATTCAGGATCGTATTACTGGCCTTGCCGATGAGATTCGTCCTTATGTAGAAGCAGATCCAACGAAATTTTATACGACAGAACAGTTCGAATCCAACATCGCTTATTCTGCAAATGCAGACGCAGCAGGTGGTATGGGCGGTACACCACCAGAAGGATTTGAAGGCATGACCCCACCTGAAGGCATGGAAGGTATGACGCCGCCTGAAGGTTTCGAAGGAATGACACCTCCAGATGGAACAACACCTCCGACTCAGCCGGGTGCCGCAACTGGAAATGGTGCAACAAATCCAACAACGAATACAGGAAATGTCCAAACACCTCCTGGCGGCAACTTTGGCGGAGGTTGGAGCATGGGCTCCATGGCAGCCGGATCACTGACGACATTTTCACTGAACCGTCTTGCGAATCTGCAAGAGCAACTCGGACGTGAAGTAACACCGTTGCCTGAGACTTCGGAAGAGACCGGTTCGAATACTTCATCCGGAGCAACGGACAAAACCATTACCGTAACACTCGATGGTAAATCGATTACATTCCCGGATCAGGATCCGCTGCAGCAAAGTGGCCGAGTGATGGTACCTGTTAACGCAATTCTCGAAGCTTTAGGTGCAGAAGTGACTTGGGACAAAACAGCGAAGACGGTAACAGCGGTTCTGAATGAGCAGACACTTGTGCTCAAGATTGGAAGCAGCACGGCAACCGTAAATGGGGAGAAACTCGAAATTGATGCACCAGCGATCATTCAAAACAGTCGCACACTCGTACCCGTTCGCTTCATCTCAGAAGGACTGGGATTAGCCGTGGATTGGGATCAAGCTACTGCACAAGTAAGCCTTACATCCAAATAA